Proteins from a genomic interval of Dasania marina DSM 21967:
- the cysN gene encoding sulfate adenylyltransferase subunit CysN — MSHQSDLIEQDINAYLKQHENKEMMRFLTCGSVDDGKSTLIGRLLHDSKMIYEDQMAAITSDNQKHGTTGEKIDLALLVDGLQAEREQGITIDVAYRYFSTEKRKFIIADTPGHEQYTRNMVTGASTCDLAIILIDARYGVQTQTRRHSYIASLLGIKHIVVAINKMDLLDFDQATFEKIKADYIEFAKDLNEQEIQFVPLSALDGDNVVDRSERSPWYTGQTLMEILDTVAVAEDKNITDFRFPVQYVNRPHLDFRGFCGTVASGIVKKGEAIKVLPSGKTSTVKDIVTYDGSLEEAFIGQSVTLTLDDEIDVSRGDVLVKADDNLQTSNCFKTHLVWMAEAAMQPGKEYLFKFASKVTAGVIDHVDYKIDVNTQAHEPVETLQLNDIAVVDVQLSQAVVAEKYHKNRATGAFIVIDRLSNITVGAGMVEQVLAQKGEAQAGTNFSAFEVELNALVRKHFPHWDAKDLSQLLK, encoded by the coding sequence ATGAGTCACCAATCAGATTTAATCGAACAAGATATTAACGCTTACCTTAAGCAGCATGAAAACAAAGAAATGATGCGCTTTTTAACCTGCGGCAGCGTGGACGATGGTAAAAGCACCTTAATCGGCCGCTTGCTACACGATTCGAAAATGATCTATGAAGATCAAATGGCGGCAATTACTAGTGACAACCAAAAGCATGGCACCACCGGTGAAAAAATTGACTTAGCTTTATTGGTCGATGGCCTACAGGCCGAGCGTGAACAAGGCATTACTATCGATGTGGCCTACCGCTATTTTTCTACCGAAAAGCGCAAATTTATTATTGCTGATACGCCGGGGCATGAGCAGTACACCCGTAACATGGTTACCGGTGCGTCTACCTGTGACTTAGCTATTATTTTGATTGATGCCCGCTACGGAGTGCAAACGCAAACTCGTCGCCATAGCTACATCGCTTCTTTGTTGGGCATTAAGCATATCGTAGTCGCGATTAACAAAATGGACTTGTTGGATTTTGACCAAGCCACTTTTGAAAAAATAAAAGCCGACTACATAGAGTTTGCCAAAGACCTAAACGAGCAAGAGATACAGTTTGTGCCGCTGTCAGCCTTAGATGGCGACAATGTAGTCGATCGCAGCGAGCGCTCGCCTTGGTATACTGGCCAAACGTTAATGGAAATTTTAGATACGGTAGCCGTTGCAGAAGATAAAAATATTACAGATTTTCGTTTCCCTGTGCAATACGTTAATCGTCCGCATTTAGATTTTCGCGGTTTTTGCGGTACGGTAGCCTCAGGTATTGTTAAAAAAGGCGAGGCCATAAAAGTTTTACCTTCAGGTAAAACCAGCACGGTAAAAGACATCGTGACCTATGATGGCTCTTTAGAGGAAGCTTTTATTGGCCAGTCGGTAACCTTGACCTTAGATGATGAAATCGATGTTAGCCGTGGTGATGTGCTCGTTAAAGCCGACGATAATTTACAAACCAGTAACTGCTTTAAAACCCACTTAGTGTGGATGGCCGAAGCCGCCATGCAGCCAGGCAAAGAATATTTATTTAAATTCGCCAGTAAAGTCACCGCGGGCGTTATCGATCATGTGGATTATAAAATCGATGTTAATACTCAGGCCCATGAGCCAGTAGAGACATTGCAGCTAAATGATATAGCAGTAGTGGATGTGCAGCTGTCCCAAGCGGTAGTCGCCGAAAAATACCATAAAAACCGTGCCACCGGCGCTTTTATTGTTATCGACAGGCTAAGCAATATCACTGTAGGCGCGGGCATGGTTGAGCAAGTGCTAGCGCAAAAAGGTGAGGCGCAAGCCGGCACTAATTTCTCAGCATTTGAAGTAGAGCTTAATGCCTTGGTGCGAAAACACTTTCCACACTGGGATGCCAAAGACCTTAGTCAATTATTAAAATAG
- a CDS encoding four helix bundle protein, translated as MNFEKLDVWKRSLILSSSLYKAFAGHNDFGFRDQITRSGLLIPSNITEGMERDTSPDKARFLTMAKASCAELRTQLLIAKDIGYLNQHDAQNWIAESYEISRMLAGLIKRVKP; from the coding sequence ATGAATTTTGAAAAATTGGATGTTTGGAAGCGATCGCTGATTTTATCGTCGTCATTGTACAAGGCGTTTGCTGGTCATAATGATTTTGGGTTTAGGGATCAAATAACAAGATCGGGGCTTTTAATTCCCAGCAATATTACAGAGGGTATGGAAAGAGATACCAGCCCTGATAAAGCGCGCTTCTTAACCATGGCAAAAGCGTCATGTGCAGAATTAAGAACGCAGCTATTAATAGCGAAAGATATAGGCTACTTAAACCAGCACGACGCACAAAACTGGATCGCGGAATCATACGAGATATCCCGAATGCTAGCAGGCTTAATTAAACGCGTTAAGCCATAA
- the cysD gene encoding sulfate adenylyltransferase subunit CysD produces the protein MSSKYNLTHLKQLEAESIHIIREVAAEFDNPVMLYSVGKDSAVMMHLAMKAFHPGKPPFPLMHIDTTWKFKEMIEFRDQRIKDLGWDLLVHINQEGVDMGISPFVHGSAKHTDIMKTAGLKQALDKYGFDAAFGGARRDEEKSRAKERVYSFRDKKHRWDPKNQRPELWDTYNGKVDKGESIRVFPLSNWTELDIWQYIHLESIPIVPLYFAAKRPVVERDGVLIMVDDERMPIEEGEVVEEKMVRFRTLGCYPLTGAVESEATTMTDIIQEMLLTKTSERQGRVIDSDSSGSMEKKKQEGYF, from the coding sequence ATGAGCAGTAAATATAATTTAACCCACTTGAAGCAATTAGAAGCGGAGAGCATACACATCATTCGTGAGGTGGCTGCGGAATTCGATAACCCTGTCATGCTCTACTCGGTGGGGAAAGATTCGGCAGTCATGATGCACCTAGCCATGAAAGCCTTCCATCCCGGCAAGCCCCCCTTCCCCCTAATGCACATAGATACCACCTGGAAATTCAAAGAGATGATTGAATTTCGTGACCAGCGTATTAAAGACCTAGGCTGGGATTTGCTGGTGCATATCAACCAGGAAGGTGTGGATATGGGTATTAGCCCCTTCGTGCACGGCAGTGCCAAGCATACCGATATCATGAAAACAGCGGGCTTAAAGCAAGCGCTAGATAAATACGGCTTTGATGCCGCCTTTGGTGGCGCGCGTCGCGATGAAGAAAAGTCTAGAGCCAAAGAGCGCGTGTATTCTTTCCGCGACAAAAAGCATCGCTGGGATCCAAAAAACCAGCGTCCTGAGTTATGGGATACCTACAATGGTAAAGTCGACAAGGGCGAAAGCATACGCGTGTTCCCACTGTCTAACTGGACTGAGCTAGATATATGGCAGTACATACATTTGGAAAGCATTCCCATAGTGCCCTTGTACTTTGCTGCCAAGCGCCCGGTAGTTGAACGCGACGGTGTATTAATAATGGTAGACGACGAGCGTATGCCTATAGAAGAAGGCGAAGTGGTCGAAGAAAAAATGGTGCGCTTTAGAACACTAGGCTGCTACCCGCTAACCGGCGCGGTAGAATCAGAAGCCACCACCATGACTGACATCATCCAAGAAATGCTGCTCACCAAAACCTCAGAGCGCCAAGGCCGCGTCATAGACAGCGACAGCTCCGGCTCCATGGAAAAGAAAAAGCAGGAGGGCTATTTCTAA
- a CDS encoding sensor domain-containing diguanylate cyclase: MPTQSNNNAGKSWKDKYLDSLDQQERQDKQFKTLLSLLNQATLRISMIADGMDKGLDKQLLGMRGLLQAKSVSAKELKTVVEALGGQVKRMDAIKTDRGRQVALAFTALVAQLQQLKPDSDNNKALKAFQKVAKARSADLPFQPLLLKEFSELQQRVLADNANAAPRRSWWQRLRSGSGESSAEQVQPESVAHEADGSAEPALGLGVGSAAESGSEQALSLSVAAADEVVPDLPRVGVDKSQSLEPGFSRINTVVCEILRELLQQIEPPPMAVANHEKAMQQIEQGLNWYELVAVLEQISIVIVSAFDRDQQAFESFLQQLNDRLSSAYDIISSSQRSQGDSEHAQKLLQASMRVQVAAMQNSVVNVNDLEQLKLEVSDRLDKVLSVMNKHQSGEQTREQDVSAQLDALVEQVKSMELQSQQAQLQIEEQRQRALRDVLTQLPNREAYNLHLEQEFERWRRYQRPLTLVVCDIDHFKAINDSYGHQAGDKVLRIIARSIASRLRKSDFIARIGGEEFVVLMPETNQQAAYTVIDTVREAIAQCPFHFQEQPVTITLSFGITEFSGDDDSDAVFARADKALYQAKHEGRNRVIVAPQNHKA, translated from the coding sequence GTGCCTACCCAATCCAATAATAATGCCGGCAAGAGCTGGAAAGACAAATATCTAGATAGTCTCGATCAACAAGAGCGCCAAGATAAGCAGTTTAAAACCTTATTGAGTTTGCTTAATCAAGCCACCTTGCGCATTAGCATGATTGCCGATGGCATGGACAAGGGGTTGGATAAACAGCTGCTAGGTATGCGCGGCTTATTACAAGCCAAAAGCGTATCCGCCAAAGAATTAAAGACCGTAGTTGAGGCTTTAGGCGGGCAAGTAAAACGCATGGACGCCATTAAAACCGATAGAGGTCGGCAAGTGGCCTTGGCTTTTACCGCGTTAGTGGCACAGCTGCAGCAGCTAAAACCCGATAGTGATAATAATAAAGCGCTGAAGGCTTTTCAGAAAGTGGCCAAAGCGCGCAGTGCCGATTTGCCCTTTCAGCCCTTATTGTTAAAAGAATTTAGTGAGCTACAGCAGCGGGTGCTCGCCGATAACGCAAATGCTGCGCCTAGACGGTCATGGTGGCAGCGTTTACGAAGCGGGAGCGGTGAGTCGTCGGCCGAACAGGTGCAGCCTGAGTCCGTGGCGCATGAGGCTGATGGCAGCGCTGAACCGGCCTTAGGCTTAGGTGTAGGCTCGGCGGCAGAGTCTGGCTCAGAGCAGGCGTTATCGCTGTCGGTTGCCGCGGCCGATGAAGTGGTACCGGATCTACCTCGTGTGGGGGTGGATAAAAGCCAGTCGCTAGAGCCGGGCTTTTCAAGAATTAATACGGTTGTGTGTGAAATCTTGAGGGAGCTACTACAGCAAATAGAGCCGCCGCCCATGGCTGTGGCAAACCATGAAAAGGCCATGCAGCAAATAGAGCAAGGCTTAAATTGGTATGAATTAGTCGCTGTGCTGGAACAGATAAGCATAGTGATAGTGTCGGCTTTTGATAGAGACCAGCAGGCTTTCGAAAGTTTTTTGCAGCAGCTAAATGATAGGTTGAGTTCGGCCTATGACATTATTAGTAGCTCGCAGCGGTCACAGGGTGATAGCGAGCACGCCCAGAAATTGCTACAGGCGTCCATGCGTGTACAAGTGGCGGCCATGCAAAATAGCGTGGTCAATGTTAACGACCTAGAGCAATTAAAATTAGAGGTCAGCGACCGCTTGGATAAAGTGTTGTCGGTGATGAATAAACATCAGAGCGGCGAGCAAACCCGCGAGCAAGACGTATCCGCGCAACTCGACGCCTTGGTTGAGCAAGTTAAAAGTATGGAACTGCAATCACAGCAGGCGCAGCTGCAAATAGAAGAGCAGCGTCAGCGTGCGTTGCGGGATGTGCTCACCCAGCTGCCTAACCGTGAAGCGTACAATCTGCACCTAGAGCAGGAGTTTGAGCGCTGGCGGCGCTATCAGCGGCCGCTGACCCTAGTGGTGTGCGATATCGATCACTTCAAAGCCATTAACGATAGTTACGGTCACCAAGCGGGCGATAAAGTATTGCGTATTATTGCCCGCAGCATTGCCAGTCGCCTGCGCAAAAGCGATTTTATTGCCCGTATTGGTGGCGAAGAATTTGTGGTGTTAATGCCAGAAACGAATCAGCAGGCAGCGTATACCGTAATCGATACAGTAAGAGAGGCGATAGCCCAGTGCCCCTTTCACTTTCAAGAGCAGCCAGTCACCATCACCCTCTCCTTTGGCATAACCGAGTTTAGCGGTGACGACGATTCCGATGCGGTATTTGCCCGCGCCGATAAGGCGCTGTATCAGGCGAAGCACGAAGGCAGAAACCGTGTGATAGTCGCCCCGCAAAATCATAAGGCTTAA
- a CDS encoding thiol:disulfide interchange protein DsbA/DsbL: protein MSSTRRLASLVISALMLMIATTAFAQQQYEAGVHYTVLDTPVRTRDASKIEVVEVFWYGCGHCYNFEPIIHAWEESKADDVDFYRSPAMWGGAMKLHAQAYYAAQALKVLDTLHTPLFVTLNVERKRLNTPAAVADLFADYGVDRDQALKTLGSFGVLSQVRQADARARSYKISGTPEVVVNGKYRVSGKMAGGQQQMITVMNYLIAKERAAMAAAS from the coding sequence ATGAGCTCAACGAGACGACTGGCATCCCTGGTGATCAGCGCCCTAATGTTAATGATAGCAACTACAGCCTTTGCCCAGCAGCAATATGAGGCGGGCGTACACTACACGGTGCTGGATACCCCTGTGCGCACCCGTGATGCCAGTAAGATAGAAGTGGTAGAAGTGTTTTGGTATGGCTGCGGCCACTGCTATAACTTTGAGCCTATTATTCATGCTTGGGAAGAGAGCAAGGCCGACGACGTAGACTTTTATCGCTCACCGGCAATGTGGGGCGGCGCTATGAAACTGCACGCGCAGGCTTATTATGCGGCGCAAGCACTAAAAGTCTTGGATACCCTACACACACCTCTATTTGTGACCTTGAATGTAGAGCGTAAGCGCTTGAATACGCCAGCAGCTGTGGCCGATTTGTTTGCCGATTATGGCGTAGATCGCGATCAAGCCTTAAAAACCTTAGGGTCATTTGGGGTGCTAAGCCAAGTGCGCCAAGCCGATGCCCGTGCTCGCAGCTATAAAATTAGCGGTACTCCGGAAGTTGTGGTAAATGGCAAGTATCGTGTTAGCGGTAAGATGGCTGGTGGCCAACAGCAAATGATAACCGTAATGAATTATTTAATTGCTAAAGAGCGCGCAGCTATGGCAGCGGCCAGCTAG
- a CDS encoding c-type cytochrome, protein MKKLLVGALVSFGLASWAYAGGDATAGEGKAAACVACHGQGGNSTVPSFPKLASQNERYLVKQLQDIQCGALSADEQKARKCAGRNIAQMAGQLNGLNDQDLADIAAYFAAQPASGGQAKAELVSKGAEIYAAGIRAKGVAACAGCHSPTGKGNAPAGFPRLSGQHADYVAAQLKAFRAAADGDHSGRSNDGDTQMMRDNAYPLSDSEIEAVASYISGLY, encoded by the coding sequence ATGAAAAAACTATTAGTAGGGGCTTTAGTTTCTTTCGGTTTGGCGAGCTGGGCCTATGCTGGCGGCGATGCTACTGCCGGGGAAGGCAAAGCAGCGGCCTGTGTGGCTTGTCATGGCCAAGGTGGCAACAGTACGGTTCCCAGCTTCCCTAAGCTAGCCAGTCAAAACGAGCGCTACTTAGTTAAACAGTTACAAGATATACAGTGTGGTGCCTTATCAGCTGATGAGCAAAAAGCACGTAAATGTGCCGGCCGCAATATTGCCCAAATGGCAGGCCAGTTGAATGGCCTCAATGATCAAGACTTAGCCGATATCGCCGCTTACTTCGCCGCGCAGCCAGCATCCGGTGGCCAAGCGAAAGCTGAACTAGTGAGCAAGGGTGCAGAAATTTACGCCGCGGGTATACGTGCTAAAGGTGTTGCCGCCTGCGCTGGCTGCCACTCACCTACCGGTAAAGGCAATGCGCCTGCGGGTTTCCCGCGTTTATCGGGTCAGCATGCTGACTATGTTGCTGCGCAGTTAAAGGCTTTCCGTGCCGCCGCCGATGGCGACCACAGTGGCCGCAGCAATGATGGCGACACGCAAATGATGCGCGACAATGCTTACCCGCTTAGCGACAGTGAAATTGAAGCGGTAGCCAGTTATATTTCTGGCTTGTATTAA
- a CDS encoding c-type cytochrome, whose protein sequence is MKKLLLVVLLPFMASMTQASEQAVSAYYAKTCGLCHATGAANAPKTGVASDWAPRLEKGMDTLLHSVQNGLNAMPPKGMCMNCSADDFKALIEYMSAAK, encoded by the coding sequence ATGAAAAAACTACTTTTAGTTGTTCTTTTACCGTTTATGGCGTCTATGACGCAAGCTTCCGAACAGGCTGTAAGCGCGTACTACGCTAAAACCTGCGGACTATGCCACGCCACCGGTGCGGCCAATGCACCTAAAACAGGGGTGGCCAGTGACTGGGCTCCACGTTTAGAAAAAGGCATGGATACCCTTCTGCATAGCGTACAAAACGGCTTAAATGCCATGCCGCCTAAAGGTATGTGTATGAACTGCAGCGCAGATGACTTTAAAGCATTAATCGAGTATATGTCGGCGGCTAAATAA
- the yihA gene encoding ribosome biogenesis GTP-binding protein YihA/YsxC — translation MTSEPSSKALNFRVAEFFTSAPKLADCPPDIGVEVAFAGRSNAGKSSSINTLTENKKMARISKTPGRTQLINFFRLSDSQRLVDLPGYGYAKVPLAVKETWQRHLEQYLRERQSLKGLILLMDSRHPLQEFDRMMIAWAQSCQMPVHILLTKSDKLKNGPAKATLLKVRNEFGAEPLISVQLFSSLKRTGLPELRTKLGEWLGPARPQPQSIDASL, via the coding sequence GTGACCAGCGAACCTAGTAGCAAAGCTCTTAACTTTCGAGTTGCCGAATTTTTCACCAGCGCCCCCAAATTGGCTGACTGCCCGCCCGACATAGGGGTAGAGGTTGCCTTTGCCGGCCGTTCTAATGCCGGTAAATCCAGCTCTATTAATACCCTGACCGAAAATAAAAAGATGGCCCGCATCAGTAAAACTCCTGGGCGCACCCAACTGATTAACTTTTTTAGACTCAGCGACAGCCAGCGCTTAGTCGACCTACCCGGCTACGGCTATGCTAAAGTGCCACTAGCCGTCAAAGAAACCTGGCAGCGCCACCTGGAGCAATACCTACGCGAGCGGCAATCACTAAAAGGCTTAATTTTATTAATGGACAGCCGCCACCCGCTGCAGGAATTTGACCGCATGATGATAGCCTGGGCACAAAGCTGCCAAATGCCGGTGCATATACTACTCACCAAAAGCGACAAGCTTAAAAACGGCCCCGCCAAAGCCACCTTGCTAAAGGTACGCAACGAGTTTGGAGCCGAACCGCTAATCTCCGTGCAACTATTCTCGTCGCTAAAGCGTACCGGGCTGCCAGAGCTGAGAACGAAGTTGGGGGAGTGGCTGGGCCCAGCCCGGCCACAACCTCAGTCAATAGATGCTAGTCTCTAG
- the rpmG gene encoding 50S ribosomal protein L33: MAKKGARDLIRLVSTAGTGHFYTTDKNKRNTPDKMLFKKYDPVVRKHVEYKEAKIK; encoded by the coding sequence ATGGCTAAGAAAGGTGCACGCGACCTCATCCGTCTGGTTTCAACTGCCGGTACTGGTCACTTTTACACGACTGACAAAAACAAGCGCAACACTCCTGATAAGATGTTGTTCAAAAAGTACGATCCTGTGGTTCGTAAACACGTTGAGTACAAAGAAGCGAAAATTAAGTAA
- the rpmB gene encoding 50S ribosomal protein L28, whose protein sequence is MSKVCQVTGKRPITGNNVSHAKNRTKRRFLPNLHQHRFWVESEKRFVSLRVTSKGMRIIDKKGIDVVLTDIRARGEKV, encoded by the coding sequence ATGTCTAAAGTATGTCAAGTTACCGGCAAACGTCCGATAACAGGAAACAATGTTTCCCACGCAAAAAACCGCACTAAGCGTCGTTTTTTACCTAACTTACACCAGCACCGTTTCTGGGTTGAGTCTGAAAAACGCTTTGTTTCATTACGTGTTACCAGTAAAGGTATGCGTATTATCGATAAAAAGGGTATAGATGTCGTATTAACTGACATTCGTGCTCGTGGCGAAAAAGTTTAA
- the radC gene encoding RadC family protein: MAITDWPAAERPREKLLAKGAAALSDAELLAIFLRTGTKGMSAVDLARDLLESFGGLRPLLNTDLTQFCAAKGLGAAKYTQLQAVLEMSRRHLGEQLRRSNALTSPQLTREYLRACLRDECREVFACLLLDSQHRVIHYEPLFYGTIDAASVYPREVVKLALKHNAAALILAHNHPSGIAEPSQADQRITQRLCEALATVEIRVLDHIVVGDGEALSFAERGLL, encoded by the coding sequence ATGGCAATTACAGACTGGCCCGCGGCAGAGCGGCCCCGAGAAAAACTGTTGGCAAAAGGCGCTGCGGCCTTATCGGACGCAGAATTACTGGCCATATTCTTACGCACCGGCACTAAGGGCATGAGCGCTGTCGATTTGGCACGCGATTTATTAGAGTCCTTTGGCGGCTTGCGGCCGTTGCTCAATACCGATTTGACTCAGTTCTGTGCCGCCAAGGGTTTGGGGGCCGCCAAATATACCCAGTTGCAGGCGGTGCTAGAGATGTCGCGCCGCCACTTGGGTGAGCAGCTACGCCGCTCCAACGCCCTCACCAGCCCGCAATTAACCCGTGAATATTTGCGCGCCTGCCTCAGGGATGAATGCCGCGAGGTGTTTGCCTGCCTATTGCTGGATAGCCAGCACCGGGTTATCCACTACGAGCCGCTGTTTTACGGCACCATCGATGCCGCTTCCGTTTATCCGCGAGAAGTCGTTAAACTGGCGTTAAAGCATAACGCCGCGGCACTAATTTTGGCCCATAATCACCCCAGCGGCATAGCCGAGCCTAGCCAAGCCGACCAGCGTATTACCCAACGTTTATGTGAGGCTTTGGCGACGGTGGAGATACGCGTTTTGGACCATATTGTGGTGGGTGATGGCGAGGCCTTATCGTTTGCTGAGCGCGGCTTATTGTGA
- the coaBC gene encoding bifunctional phosphopantothenoylcysteine decarboxylase/phosphopantothenate--cysteine ligase CoaBC — protein sequence MQQLNNKHILLGVTGGIAAYKSAELIRRLKEQGAEVQVVMTAAAQEFITPLTLQALSGNPVHTSLLDPEAEAAMGHIALARWADLVLVAPATADFMARLATGQANDLLTTLCLATNAPIAIAPAMNQAMWRDAATQQNLSTLIAQQVAIFGPGDGEQACGDVGPGRMIEPNHIAELAAQQFASGSLDGVKLVITAGPTIEAIDPVRFISNHSSGKMGFALAQAAIDAGASVTLIAGPVHLATPERCQRINVQSAEQMLQAVNEQLAHCDIFIGCAAVADYRPATVAEQKIKKNDDSMTISLVRNPDIISAVAQHQPRPFCVGFAAETENLLAHAQQKLARKNLDMIIANDVANSAIGFNSDNNAATLITQHGQQLLALASKTQLARAAIVHIAQHFKQANC from the coding sequence ATGCAGCAATTAAACAATAAGCACATCCTATTAGGCGTGACCGGCGGCATAGCCGCTTATAAATCCGCTGAGCTGATACGCCGCCTCAAAGAACAAGGTGCCGAAGTGCAAGTGGTGATGACCGCAGCGGCGCAGGAATTCATCACCCCGCTAACCTTACAAGCGCTCTCGGGCAACCCGGTACACACCAGCCTACTAGACCCTGAGGCCGAAGCCGCCATGGGCCATATCGCCCTAGCCCGCTGGGCAGACTTAGTTTTAGTCGCCCCCGCCACCGCCGACTTTATGGCTAGGCTAGCCACCGGCCAGGCCAACGATTTACTCACCACCCTATGCTTGGCCACCAATGCGCCCATCGCCATCGCCCCAGCCATGAACCAAGCCATGTGGCGCGATGCCGCCACCCAGCAAAACCTAAGCACGTTAATCGCCCAGCAGGTCGCCATTTTTGGCCCCGGCGACGGCGAGCAAGCCTGCGGCGATGTAGGCCCCGGCCGCATGATAGAGCCCAACCACATTGCCGAGCTAGCCGCCCAGCAATTTGCTAGCGGCAGCCTAGACGGCGTTAAACTCGTAATCACTGCCGGGCCCACGATAGAAGCCATAGACCCCGTACGCTTTATCAGCAATCACAGCTCCGGCAAGATGGGCTTTGCTCTAGCGCAGGCCGCCATAGACGCCGGCGCCAGCGTCACCCTAATCGCCGGCCCCGTACACCTAGCCACCCCCGAACGCTGCCAGCGCATCAATGTACAAAGCGCCGAGCAAATGTTGCAGGCAGTCAACGAGCAACTAGCGCACTGCGATATTTTTATAGGCTGTGCCGCCGTTGCCGACTACCGGCCCGCCACGGTAGCCGAGCAAAAAATCAAAAAAAATGACGACAGCATGACCATCAGCCTCGTGCGCAACCCCGACATTATTAGCGCCGTTGCCCAGCACCAGCCGCGTCCTTTTTGCGTAGGTTTTGCCGCCGAAACCGAAAACCTACTGGCCCACGCCCAACAAAAGCTGGCCCGTAAAAATCTGGATATGATTATTGCCAACGACGTCGCCAATAGCGCCATCGGCTTTAACAGCGATAACAATGCCGCCACCCTCATTACTCAACATGGCCAGCAGCTCTTAGCGCTGGCCAGTAAAACACAATTAGCCCGTGCCGCTATTGTCCATATCGCCCAGCATTTTAAGCAAGCAAACTGTTAA